One Hordeum vulgare subsp. vulgare chromosome 4H, MorexV3_pseudomolecules_assembly, whole genome shotgun sequence DNA window includes the following coding sequences:
- the LOC123450364 gene encoding U-box domain-containing protein 38-like has product MAIYHLSLAAVNQSKVARFPGASKALLSVASSVAEPTPIRRLALMVICNVGGCSEGRASLMDAGVVAAVSGILLSFHDVAELEEWCVAAIYALSRGSLRFRSLVRAAGADKALRCVAEEGTPGGVRREMARKTLRAMRGDLDEEADLTGSWHNSNSSSLECGDGDDCGGSIVSDGFMSFQFNHLKDKGFLKMQRWVFRRKQ; this is encoded by the exons ATGGCCATCTACCACCTCTCGCTGGCCGCCGTCAACCAGTCCAAGGTCGCCCGCTTCCCGGGGGCATCCAAGGCGCTCCTCAGCGTCGCGTCCAGCGTCGCCGAGCCCACGCCCATCCGCAGGCTGGCCCTCATGGTGATCTGCAACGTGGGCGGCTGCTCGGAGGGCCGCGCCTCTCTGATGGACGCGGGCGTCGTCGCGGCCGTGTCCGGCATCCTCCTCTCCTTCCACGACGTTGCCGAGCTGGAGGAGTGGTGTGTGGCGGCGATCTACGCGCTGAGCCGCGGCAGCCTCCGGTTCCGCAGCCTGGTGCGCGCGGCCGGCGCAGACAAGGCCCTCCGCTGCGTGGCCGAGGAGGGGACCCCCGGCGGCGTTCGGCGCGAGATGGCGAGGAAGACGCTGCGCGCCATGCGGGGCGACCTGGATGAGGAGGCAGACCTGACCggcagct ggcataattccaacagcagcAGCTTGGAGTGCGGCGACGGGGACGACTGCGGTGGGAGCATCGTGTCGGACGGGTTCATGTCATTCCAGTTTAATCACCTAAAAGATAAGGGCTTTTTAAAAATGCAgcgatgggttttccgacggaagcaatag